One segment of Curtobacterium sp. MR_MD2014 DNA contains the following:
- a CDS encoding alpha/beta fold hydrolase: MHEPDDEFSDLAALAAASGVTEPLRASRQVVRTDDGRETAAIRWDTADGREARITYLHGLGIDAHSFDQTAIAVGQPAVALDLPGHGRSSWRDDADYGASATAPQVLAALDALGVPPGVVVGHSLGAILAARLAATSPERVTGLVLVDMSPDFAQRAVDRIARALEDETPFASLDEVVDRAVEARVGDDRAVLLREARHTTRLGEDGRLVRRHHFPHLPSGRTASVGRFADAWPDLEALAVPVLLVRGDRGYVSPKLHAGFTERLPDAEVVTVTARHAVQNQAPLELASAIRAWGARHRLLHEVQQPSSGPERR, translated from the coding sequence GTGCACGAACCCGACGACGAATTCTCGGACCTGGCCGCGCTGGCGGCTGCGAGCGGCGTGACGGAGCCGCTCCGCGCCTCCCGGCAGGTGGTCCGGACCGACGACGGACGCGAGACCGCGGCGATCCGCTGGGACACGGCGGACGGCCGGGAGGCACGGATCACCTACCTGCACGGGCTCGGCATCGACGCGCACAGCTTCGACCAGACCGCGATCGCGGTCGGGCAACCGGCGGTCGCCCTCGACCTGCCCGGGCACGGCCGGTCGTCCTGGCGGGACGACGCCGACTACGGCGCGAGCGCGACGGCTCCGCAGGTGCTGGCCGCGCTCGACGCCCTCGGGGTCCCGCCGGGCGTGGTCGTCGGTCACTCGCTCGGTGCCATCCTCGCCGCCCGCCTGGCCGCGACCTCACCCGAGCGCGTCACCGGCCTGGTGCTCGTGGACATGTCCCCGGACTTCGCGCAGCGCGCCGTCGACCGCATCGCCCGGGCGCTGGAGGACGAGACGCCGTTCGCATCGCTCGACGAGGTCGTCGACCGCGCCGTCGAGGCCCGCGTCGGGGACGACCGCGCGGTGCTCCTCCGCGAGGCCCGGCACACCACCCGGCTCGGCGAGGACGGCCGGCTCGTCCGCCGGCACCACTTCCCCCACCTGCCCTCGGGCCGGACGGCGTCGGTGGGGCGGTTCGCCGACGCGTGGCCCGACCTCGAGGCCCTCGCCGTGCCGGTGCTGCTCGTCCGGGGTGACCGCGGGTACGTCTCGCCGAAGCTGCACGCCGGCTTCACCGAGCGGCTCCCGGACGCCGAGGTCGTGACGGTGACGGCACGGCACGCGGTGCAGAACCAGGCCCCCCTCGAACTGGCGTCGGCGATCCGGGCATGGGGAGCACGGCACCGGTTGTTGCACGAGGTCCAACAACCGTCATCCGGCCCCGAACGCCGGTAA
- a CDS encoding ABC transporter substrate-binding protein — MSPLLPRRGGRAARVALAATAVAVASALTLTACSGSDSSSGGDDATVRVGLVLEPTSLDIRTQSGAALDQVLIDNVYQGLVGRTADGEIRDVLASKHEVSSDGKTYTFTLRDGTTFQDGKPVTAADVVWSLQQAKDNSSYVDSAKLAGVSSISSPSDGVVELQLEAPDSDLLFNLTGRAGLVLEQAATNDLSDSANGTGPYEVSAWKQGDSLTFSRNDDYWGTEPKVAKIVFRYITDPSTAVNAMANGDLDVLNPVDGTLQGQLQGNPDIELHRGKTTDKYTLAFNDAQAPFTDERVRRAIRQAIDPKALIKAIGGTGVEQGGPIPELDPGYEDLTDIDAYDPDNAKKLLAEAGKTDLDLTLTYANVYPATIGDVLKSQLADVGITLKVERVDFATWLDQVFTKKDFQLSVVDHVEARDFGNWANPDYYFGYDNREVQRLYAESIAATSQTEKEQALRKAARIVSEDAAGEWLYTATEITAVRKGVTGFPVDGGNSRLDLAGLAVR, encoded by the coding sequence ATGAGTCCGCTCCTCCCCCGCCGCGGTGGCCGTGCAGCACGCGTCGCCCTGGCCGCCACCGCGGTCGCCGTCGCCTCGGCCCTGACGCTCACCGCCTGCTCGGGCTCCGACAGCAGCAGCGGTGGCGACGACGCCACCGTGCGCGTCGGCCTCGTGCTCGAGCCCACGAGCCTCGACATCCGCACGCAGTCCGGTGCCGCGCTCGACCAGGTGCTCATCGACAACGTGTACCAGGGCCTGGTGGGCCGGACGGCGGACGGGGAGATCCGCGACGTGCTTGCGTCGAAGCACGAGGTCTCGTCGGACGGGAAGACGTACACGTTCACCCTCCGCGACGGCACGACCTTCCAGGACGGCAAGCCCGTCACCGCCGCCGACGTGGTCTGGTCGCTGCAGCAGGCGAAGGACAACTCGTCGTACGTGGACTCCGCCAAGCTGGCGGGCGTCTCGTCGATCAGCTCCCCGTCGGACGGGGTCGTCGAGCTGCAGCTCGAGGCGCCGGACTCCGATCTGCTCTTCAACCTGACCGGCCGCGCCGGACTCGTGCTCGAGCAGGCCGCGACGAACGACCTCTCCGACAGCGCCAACGGCACCGGACCGTACGAGGTGTCGGCGTGGAAGCAGGGCGACTCGCTCACCTTCAGCCGAAACGACGACTACTGGGGCACCGAGCCGAAGGTCGCGAAGATCGTGTTCCGGTACATCACCGACCCGTCGACCGCCGTCAACGCGATGGCCAACGGCGACCTCGACGTGCTGAACCCCGTCGACGGCACCCTGCAGGGCCAGCTGCAGGGCAACCCGGACATCGAGCTGCACCGCGGGAAGACGACCGACAAGTACACGCTCGCCTTCAACGACGCCCAGGCGCCCTTCACCGACGAGCGGGTGCGCCGGGCGATCCGGCAGGCGATCGACCCGAAGGCGCTCATCAAGGCCATCGGCGGCACGGGCGTCGAGCAGGGCGGACCGATCCCCGAGCTCGACCCCGGGTACGAGGACCTGACCGACATCGACGCGTACGACCCCGACAACGCGAAGAAGCTGCTGGCCGAGGCGGGGAAGACCGACCTGGACCTGACCCTCACCTACGCCAACGTCTACCCGGCGACGATCGGTGACGTGCTGAAGTCGCAGCTCGCCGACGTGGGCATCACCCTGAAGGTGGAGCGGGTCGACTTCGCGACGTGGCTCGACCAGGTCTTCACGAAGAAGGACTTCCAGCTCTCGGTGGTCGACCACGTCGAGGCCCGCGACTTCGGCAACTGGGCGAACCCGGACTACTACTTCGGGTACGACAACCGCGAGGTGCAGCGGCTCTACGCGGAGTCGATCGCCGCGACCTCGCAGACCGAGAAGGAACAGGCGCTCCGCAAGGCTGCGCGCATCGTCAGCGAGGACGCCGCCGGCGAGTGGCTGTACACCGCGACGGAGATCACGGCCGTGCGCAAGGGCGTGACCGGGTTCCCGGTCGACGGCGGCAACTCGCGACTCGACCTGGCCGGACTGGCCGTCCGGTGA
- a CDS encoding ABC transporter permease, whose product MTRFLVGRLLLLVVGLLVASIIVFATLRVLPGDVAQIVAGTQSTPAQVEQLRQQLGLDRPVVVQYLDWIGGVLRGDLGRSLVTNGAVGPEIAQKLAVTLPLAGMSLVAALVLGVPLGVLAAVLRRRAGGAVIGFVAQAVAAVPVVWAGMLLIALFAVTLHWLPTQGFPLDGWDEPGRAFSSLVLPALTIGAVEGAVILRFTRSATLTVLDADHVRTAAAIGLTRTRALLRHGLPSVALTVLAVLGVQIAGLLVGAVVVEQLFSLPGVGRMLVTDVGRRDVTKVQSELLVLTSLVLVVGFAVDVVHRALDPRQREVGE is encoded by the coding sequence GTGACCCGGTTCCTCGTCGGGCGACTGCTGCTGCTCGTCGTCGGCCTGCTCGTGGCGAGCATCATCGTGTTCGCCACGCTGCGCGTGCTGCCCGGCGACGTCGCGCAGATCGTCGCCGGCACCCAGTCGACGCCGGCCCAGGTCGAGCAGCTCCGGCAGCAGCTCGGCCTCGACCGGCCGGTCGTCGTGCAGTACCTCGACTGGATCGGCGGTGTGCTCCGCGGTGACCTCGGCCGGTCGCTCGTGACGAACGGCGCCGTCGGTCCGGAGATCGCGCAGAAGCTCGCCGTCACGCTGCCGCTCGCGGGGATGTCGCTGGTGGCCGCCCTCGTGCTCGGCGTCCCGCTCGGGGTGCTCGCCGCGGTGCTGCGCCGTCGGGCCGGCGGTGCGGTGATCGGCTTCGTCGCACAGGCGGTCGCGGCGGTCCCCGTGGTCTGGGCCGGCATGCTCCTCATCGCGCTGTTCGCCGTCACGCTGCACTGGCTGCCGACGCAGGGCTTCCCGCTCGACGGGTGGGACGAACCCGGTCGTGCGTTCTCGTCGCTCGTGCTCCCCGCGCTCACCATCGGCGCCGTCGAGGGTGCCGTGATCCTGCGGTTCACCCGCTCCGCCACGCTCACGGTCCTGGACGCCGACCACGTCCGGACCGCGGCGGCGATCGGCCTGACCCGGACGCGGGCGCTCCTGCGGCACGGCCTGCCGTCGGTGGCGCTCACCGTGCTGGCCGTCCTCGGCGTGCAGATCGCCGGCCTGCTGGTGGGGGCCGTCGTCGTCGAGCAGCTCTTCTCGCTCCCGGGGGTCGGACGGATGCTCGTGACCGACGTCGGGCGACGCGACGTCACGAAGGTGCAGTCGGAGCTCCTCGTGCTCACGAGCCTGGTGCTGGTCGTCGGCTTCGCGGTCGACGTCGTGCACCGTGCGCTCGACCCCCGGCAGCGGGAGGTGGGCGAGTGA
- a CDS encoding ABC transporter permease encodes MIRRLLARPTGCFAVVVLTLLVVLAAVSLVWTPQDPFRADPFQQWAAPSPAHWFGTDAAGRDIASYLLAGARTTVLVAIGSGVVASLVGIVLTAIGSLTTRWVREGTAVLLDILVAFPTLLTAMLLTAVFGGSLGVVVVSVGLSFGVTIARVARGEIRRIARSDYVVAARASGVGPLGVLTRHLVPNAAPLFTVQLSLAMATAVLAEAGLSYLGYGAGSDTASWGNLLADLQTYIGVHPWSATWPGAAIALVVAALSLLGDAVRDATDPRLTTGDRAVTGSPTATGTPAGDDPAPGEPTDDDPATGAPGADRRAPGGTTTTPGVTA; translated from the coding sequence GTGATCCGCCGTCTCCTCGCCCGACCCACGGGGTGCTTCGCCGTCGTCGTGCTGACGCTCCTCGTCGTGCTCGCCGCGGTGTCCCTCGTGTGGACGCCCCAGGACCCGTTCCGCGCCGACCCCTTCCAGCAGTGGGCAGCACCGAGCCCCGCGCACTGGTTCGGCACCGACGCCGCAGGGCGGGACATCGCGAGCTACCTGCTCGCCGGTGCCCGGACGACCGTGCTCGTCGCGATCGGCTCCGGCGTCGTCGCGAGCCTGGTCGGCATCGTCCTGACGGCGATCGGCTCGCTGACCACGAGGTGGGTCCGCGAGGGCACCGCCGTCCTCCTCGACATCCTCGTCGCGTTCCCCACGCTGCTGACCGCCATGCTCCTGACGGCGGTGTTCGGCGGGTCGCTCGGCGTCGTGGTGGTGAGCGTCGGGCTGTCGTTCGGCGTGACGATCGCCCGCGTCGCGCGTGGTGAGATCCGCCGCATCGCCCGGAGCGACTACGTCGTCGCCGCACGGGCCTCCGGCGTCGGGCCCCTCGGCGTGCTCACCCGCCACCTGGTGCCGAACGCAGCGCCGCTGTTCACCGTGCAGCTCTCGCTCGCGATGGCGACGGCGGTCCTCGCCGAGGCCGGCCTCTCCTACCTCGGCTACGGCGCGGGGTCGGACACGGCGTCGTGGGGCAACCTGCTCGCCGACCTGCAGACGTACATCGGCGTGCACCCGTGGAGCGCGACCTGGCCGGGCGCCGCGATCGCCCTCGTCGTCGCCGCGCTCTCGCTGCTCGGTGACGCGGTGCGCGACGCGACCGACCCGCGCCTGACCACCGGCGACCGAGCGGTCACGGGCTCGCCGACTGCAACGGGCACCCCGGCCGGCGACGACCCGGCCCCCGGCGAGCCGACCGACGACGACCCGGCCACCGGCGCCCCGGGCGCAGACCGACGCGCACCGGGCGGCACCACGACGACCCCGGGGGTGACGGCGTGA
- a CDS encoding ABC transporter ATP-binding protein: MSDHPTGRDGLEVTGLTVRIAGRTVLDDVTFTVPPGRRVGVIGASGSGKSMTSLALMGLQPTGAEVTGSIRLDGTELVGMRDRDLARHRGSGIGMVFQEPATALDPLRRVGAQVAEPLRLHRGLDRRAAATAAVALADAVGLPDPAALLRQYPHQLSGGQRQRICIAMAMAGSPAYLVADEPTTALDVTTEARILELFERLSTERGTGMLFVTHDLAVLARIADTAVVLDHGRVVEQASVRSLLDAPQHPATAALVDAARATARRTGGPA, encoded by the coding sequence GTGAGCGACCACCCGACCGGACGCGACGGTCTCGAGGTGACCGGACTGACGGTCCGCATCGCGGGGCGGACGGTGCTCGACGACGTGACGTTCACCGTGCCTCCCGGCCGACGCGTCGGCGTGATCGGCGCGTCCGGATCCGGCAAGTCGATGACCTCGCTCGCCCTGATGGGCCTCCAACCGACGGGGGCCGAGGTGACCGGGAGCATCCGCCTCGACGGCACCGAGCTCGTGGGGATGCGTGATCGGGACCTTGCGCGCCACCGCGGATCCGGCATCGGCATGGTGTTCCAGGAGCCCGCGACCGCCCTGGACCCGCTCCGCCGGGTCGGTGCGCAGGTGGCGGAACCGCTCCGACTGCACCGCGGGCTGGACCGCCGTGCGGCCGCCACCGCCGCGGTCGCACTCGCCGACGCCGTCGGACTGCCCGACCCCGCCGCGCTGCTCCGCCAGTACCCGCACCAGCTGTCCGGTGGGCAGCGGCAGCGCATCTGCATCGCGATGGCGATGGCCGGCTCCCCCGCCTACCTCGTCGCCGACGAGCCGACGACCGCGCTCGACGTCACCACCGAGGCCCGGATCCTCGAGCTCTTCGAGCGGCTCTCGACCGAGCGTGGGACCGGCATGCTCTTCGTGACGCACGACCTCGCGGTGCTCGCCCGCATCGCCGACACCGCCGTCGTCCTCGATCACGGCCGCGTGGTCGAGCAGGCATCGGTGCGGTCGCTGCTCGACGCCCCGCAGCACCCGGCGACGGCGGCCCTCGTCGACGCCGCCCGCGCCACCGCCCGCCGCACCGGAGGCCCCGCATGA
- a CDS encoding ABC transporter ATP-binding protein produces MTDALHASGLHRTYRLPRRGPFEPGPVRTAVDGVDLTVASGARLGIVGESGSGKSTLVRLLAGLEAPTAGSVTAGGRPVVASASAAAMRWFRRETGVVFQDPYASLDPRMRVGAIVAEPLRALQLPGDHRALVASVLERVDLPADAADRYPHEFSGGQRQRIAIARAVVHSPRILLGDEPMSALDVVVRARVIDLFRSLADDLGLTLVLVSHDIGVVQRLCDTVAVLSEGRIVEQGPVSLLDDPRHPVTRALVAAAPTLP; encoded by the coding sequence ATGACCGACGCGCTGCACGCCAGCGGCCTCCACCGCACGTACCGCCTGCCACGCCGTGGCCCCTTCGAACCCGGGCCGGTGCGGACCGCCGTCGACGGGGTCGACCTGACGGTCGCCTCCGGGGCGCGGCTCGGCATCGTCGGTGAGTCCGGTTCCGGCAAGTCGACGCTGGTGCGGCTGCTCGCCGGCCTGGAGGCACCCACCGCGGGCTCCGTGACGGCCGGCGGTCGTCCCGTGGTCGCGTCGGCCTCCGCGGCCGCGATGCGCTGGTTCCGTCGCGAGACCGGGGTGGTGTTCCAGGACCCGTACGCGTCCCTCGACCCGCGGATGCGCGTCGGCGCGATCGTCGCCGAGCCGCTCCGTGCGCTGCAGCTACCGGGTGACCACCGCGCGCTCGTGGCCTCGGTCCTGGAGCGCGTCGACCTGCCCGCCGACGCCGCCGACCGGTACCCGCACGAGTTCTCCGGCGGGCAGCGGCAGCGCATCGCGATCGCCCGTGCGGTGGTGCACTCCCCGCGGATCCTGCTCGGGGACGAGCCGATGAGCGCCCTCGACGTGGTCGTCCGCGCCCGGGTGATCGACCTGTTCCGCTCGCTCGCCGACGACCTCGGGCTGACGCTCGTGCTCGTGTCGCACGACATCGGCGTGGTGCAGCGGCTGTGCGACACCGTGGCGGTGCTCTCCGAGGGGCGGATCGTGGAGCAGGGGCCGGTGTCGCTGCTCGACGACCCGCGGCACCCGGTGACGCGGGCACTGGTGGCCGCGGCGCCGACGCTGCCGTAG
- a CDS encoding amidase, translating to MFELHHLSAQELWDWIRRGDATALEVTEHYLARIERLDPSLGAFVAVTADSAREHAARLGTLLPTSRPLWGLPTADKDLYDRAGVPTRHGSAALPVTPATADHPLVAALAAAGTVSLGKTTSPEFGMSSSSETRIGTTRNPYDTTRAPGGSSSGTAVAVAAGLVPAAVGTDGGGSVRIPAAATGLVGLKPSRGRVPSMPGRSGLGGLSVAGPITRNVADAGMLLDALVAPTGLPEPSPYALVTPDVGDGPFTAAAVRGEGRFVVGVLDGSPWDDTVDVVVDPAARAAVDTAVRVLGEVGHGVEDVAMPRLPYADAFRVAWESGAAGLPRVPGIDLSALTPLVSWLVERGRALTATQVLDAMTTLDAFSAGLIRTFAPYDAVLTPTLALTPRPLGWYGDDPEEDFRRQCAYSPWTSMANVSGLPAITLPVGVTDDDHPDGAGLPMGVQLIGRPGGERVLLAIGAQLERRLRWQRRHPATW from the coding sequence GTGTTCGAACTCCACCACCTCTCGGCGCAGGAACTCTGGGACTGGATCCGTCGGGGGGACGCGACCGCGCTCGAGGTGACCGAGCACTACCTCGCCCGCATCGAGCGGCTCGACCCGTCCCTCGGGGCGTTCGTCGCCGTCACCGCCGACAGCGCACGCGAGCACGCGGCGCGACTGGGGACGCTCCTCCCGACCTCCCGGCCGCTCTGGGGCCTGCCCACCGCCGACAAGGACCTGTACGACCGCGCCGGTGTGCCCACCCGGCACGGCTCCGCCGCGCTGCCGGTGACACCCGCGACCGCCGACCACCCCCTGGTGGCGGCGCTCGCCGCAGCGGGGACGGTGAGCCTCGGCAAGACGACCTCGCCGGAGTTCGGCATGTCGTCGTCGTCGGAGACCCGCATCGGTACCACCCGGAACCCGTACGACACCACGCGGGCGCCCGGAGGATCGTCGAGCGGCACCGCCGTGGCCGTCGCCGCCGGACTCGTGCCCGCGGCCGTGGGGACGGACGGCGGGGGATCGGTGCGCATCCCCGCCGCAGCGACCGGTCTCGTCGGACTGAAGCCGAGCCGCGGCCGGGTCCCGTCGATGCCCGGTCGGTCCGGCCTCGGCGGGCTGAGCGTCGCCGGGCCGATCACGCGGAACGTCGCCGACGCCGGGATGCTCCTCGACGCCCTGGTCGCACCGACCGGGCTGCCCGAGCCCTCGCCGTACGCGCTGGTTACGCCCGACGTCGGGGACGGGCCCTTCACCGCCGCTGCGGTGCGCGGCGAGGGGCGGTTCGTGGTCGGCGTGCTCGACGGTTCGCCGTGGGACGACACCGTCGACGTCGTGGTCGACCCTGCCGCCCGGGCAGCGGTCGACACCGCCGTGCGGGTGCTCGGCGAGGTCGGGCACGGGGTCGAGGACGTCGCGATGCCCCGGCTGCCGTACGCCGACGCGTTCCGGGTGGCGTGGGAATCCGGCGCTGCGGGGCTGCCCCGCGTGCCCGGCATCGACCTGTCCGCGCTCACCCCGCTGGTGTCGTGGCTGGTGGAGCGCGGACGTGCGCTGACCGCGACGCAGGTGCTCGACGCGATGACGACGCTCGACGCCTTCTCGGCCGGGCTCATCCGGACGTTCGCGCCGTACGACGCCGTGCTCACCCCGACGCTGGCGCTGACCCCGCGGCCGCTCGGCTGGTACGGGGACGACCCCGAGGAGGACTTCCGGCGGCAGTGCGCCTACTCGCCCTGGACCTCGATGGCGAACGTGTCGGGGCTGCCCGCGATCACGCTGCCGGTCGGGGTGACGGACGACGACCACCCGGACGGGGCGGGCCTGCCGATGGGTGTGCAGCTCATCGGACGCCCGGGCGGGGAGCGCGTGCTGCTCGCGATCGGGGCGCAGCTCGAGCGACGGCTGCGGTGGCAGCGGCGGCACCCGGCGACGTGGTGA
- a CDS encoding NmrA family NAD(P)-binding protein translates to MTSTTVLVAGATGDLGSRIVDALLAADPDVRIRALSRSATGPAADRLTARSDRVSVVSAAYDDHDGLVTALAGVDVVVSAVSGTRSVVVDAQTALLAAAVDAGVPRFVPSDYSADYRAITPGTNRNFELRREFAATLDAAPIRATSVLNGAFTDMLSGQAPMILFDRRTVLYWSSPDQVLDFTTKDDTAWVTARVALDPDAPRVVEVAGDRVTARRVADTLSRLTGTRFRTQWAGTSGTLSAMARVGRRLSRADDAEPFPAWQGMQYFVSMFSGEAELHHVANDRYGPHDWTTVRDVLAVHLQA, encoded by the coding sequence ATGACCAGCACCACCGTCCTCGTCGCCGGCGCCACCGGGGACCTCGGTTCCCGCATCGTCGACGCGCTCCTCGCGGCCGACCCCGACGTCCGGATCCGAGCACTGAGCCGCTCCGCCACCGGGCCCGCGGCCGACCGGCTCACCGCACGGTCCGACCGTGTCTCCGTCGTCAGCGCCGCCTACGACGACCACGACGGACTCGTGACGGCGCTCGCCGGGGTCGACGTCGTCGTCTCGGCGGTGAGCGGCACCCGCTCCGTGGTCGTCGACGCACAGACCGCGCTGCTCGCCGCGGCGGTCGACGCCGGCGTCCCGCGGTTCGTCCCGTCGGACTACTCGGCCGACTACCGCGCGATCACCCCCGGGACGAACCGGAACTTCGAGCTGCGCCGCGAGTTCGCCGCGACACTGGACGCCGCACCGATCCGGGCGACCTCCGTGCTGAACGGCGCGTTCACCGACATGCTCTCCGGACAGGCCCCGATGATCCTGTTCGACCGTCGCACCGTCCTGTACTGGTCGTCCCCGGACCAGGTGCTCGACTTCACCACGAAGGACGACACCGCCTGGGTCACCGCGCGCGTCGCCCTCGACCCCGACGCACCGCGGGTCGTCGAGGTCGCCGGCGACCGGGTCACCGCCCGGCGCGTCGCCGACACCCTCTCGCGGCTCACCGGCACCCGGTTCCGCACGCAGTGGGCCGGGACCTCCGGGACGCTCTCCGCGATGGCACGCGTCGGACGACGGCTCTCGCGGGCCGACGACGCGGAGCCGTTCCCCGCCTGGCAGGGGATGCAGTACTTCGTCAGCATGTTCAGCGGCGAGGCCGAGCTCCACCACGTCGCGAACGACCGCTACGGGCCGCACGACTGGACGACGGTGCGGGACGTGCTCGCCGTGCACCTGCAGGCCTAG
- a CDS encoding CPBP family intramembrane glutamic endopeptidase has translation MTNTTEVRPGAGTAAPRATGVRGVVSRHPLASFATLALGLSWLAWVPYILSPHGLGVWDLHFPEFLGTAQFTGILPGALLGPLGGAFVVTALADGRPGLRRWVGRLWRWRVSWYWYALALVGVPALIVLTGLPFSGGNVQAPTALALLALVPGLVVQLFTTGLSEEPGWRDFALPRLQDRFGPLGAAAVLGPLWALWHMPLYLSDWGGWPDAHWSEPVVFALFTITFNVVMTWVFNRTGESLPIALLLHVGVNNTISTLWADMYPGMTAGTMMHGLTIVSTVAAAVLLVATRGRLGYDRRPGGTDHLSASASARLVGSNDGTR, from the coding sequence ATGACGAACACGACCGAAGTCCGGCCCGGAGCCGGCACCGCTGCACCCCGTGCGACGGGGGTCCGGGGTGTGGTGTCCCGGCACCCGCTCGCCTCCTTCGCCACCCTGGCGCTCGGCCTCAGCTGGCTCGCGTGGGTGCCCTACATCCTGAGCCCGCACGGCCTGGGCGTGTGGGACCTGCACTTCCCGGAGTTCCTCGGCACGGCCCAGTTCACCGGGATCCTGCCCGGCGCGCTCCTCGGCCCGCTCGGCGGTGCGTTCGTGGTGACCGCTCTCGCCGACGGCCGTCCGGGGCTGCGGCGCTGGGTCGGTCGGCTCTGGCGGTGGCGGGTCTCCTGGTACTGGTACGCACTGGCACTGGTCGGCGTCCCGGCGCTCATCGTCCTGACGGGTCTGCCGTTCTCCGGCGGGAACGTCCAGGCGCCGACCGCCCTCGCCCTGCTCGCCCTCGTGCCGGGTCTCGTGGTGCAGCTGTTCACCACCGGCCTGTCGGAGGAGCCCGGCTGGCGCGACTTCGCCCTCCCCCGACTGCAGGACCGCTTCGGCCCGCTCGGTGCCGCCGCGGTGCTCGGTCCGCTGTGGGCGCTGTGGCACATGCCGCTGTACCTGTCGGACTGGGGCGGGTGGCCGGACGCGCACTGGTCGGAGCCGGTCGTCTTCGCGCTCTTCACGATCACGTTCAACGTCGTGATGACGTGGGTGTTCAACCGCACCGGTGAGAGCCTGCCGATCGCACTGCTGCTGCACGTCGGCGTGAACAACACCATCTCCACCCTGTGGGCGGACATGTACCCGGGGATGACCGCGGGCACGATGATGCACGGGCTCACGATCGTCTCGACGGTGGCCGCCGCCGTCCTGCTGGTCGCCACCCGGGGCCGGCTCGGGTACGACCGCCGGCCGGGAGGCACGGACCACCTCTCCGCGTCGGCCTCCGCCCGCCTCGTAGGATCGAACGATGGCACCCGCTGA
- a CDS encoding sensor histidine kinase, with protein sequence MAPAEASAARVAADPRTAREVDGGRRLRRADVLVAVATAVVSLALLLGLPYLDAVDPDTIGHPLSAPEVGSADWTAVALGLLVQSAVLLAARRLPRAVLLAVAAVPVLVVAVTSGGDLFGLTALPVVVAVVLAALRVPLTRLWPSVVGAAALVSAGTAGNWIELNGALSGRSLADALGDALPQGVTQAIGAVGLPVVVALVVRSRREVRAARDAEVAARTAEASAAVREQDARVDAAVSRERAAMARELHDIAAHHLSGIALMSAVIDRQIDTDPTAAHEGVRQVREQSTAVLEDLRRLVGLLRDDAPAERAVETVAGIVDLVERARYRSDVRLEVLRGAHEVAEGVGPLAQLAAYRTAQEALANAALHAPGAVVTVTLDDRAVDHLELTVENAAPAVSAPSADAPAGPGEPTPEGPGAGGNGLRGMRERADLVGARLQTGTTPDGGWVVTLRLGRETPEVTR encoded by the coding sequence ATGGCACCCGCTGAAGCGAGTGCGGCTCGCGTCGCCGCCGACCCCCGCACCGCGCGGGAGGTCGACGGCGGCCGCCGCCTGCGCCGCGCCGACGTCCTGGTCGCGGTCGCCACCGCGGTCGTCTCGCTCGCGCTGCTGCTCGGGCTGCCGTACCTCGACGCCGTCGACCCGGACACGATCGGACACCCGCTCTCGGCTCCCGAGGTCGGCAGCGCCGACTGGACCGCGGTCGCACTCGGGCTCCTGGTCCAGTCCGCGGTCCTGTTGGCTGCTCGTCGACTCCCCCGGGCGGTCCTCCTCGCGGTCGCCGCCGTCCCCGTCCTCGTGGTCGCCGTCACCTCCGGCGGGGACCTGTTCGGCCTCACCGCGCTCCCCGTCGTCGTGGCGGTGGTGCTCGCTGCCCTCCGGGTGCCGCTCACCAGGCTCTGGCCGTCGGTCGTCGGGGCGGCGGCACTCGTGTCCGCCGGCACCGCGGGCAACTGGATCGAGCTGAACGGAGCGCTGTCCGGCCGTTCCCTCGCCGACGCGCTCGGTGACGCGCTCCCCCAGGGCGTCACGCAGGCCATCGGGGCCGTCGGGCTCCCGGTCGTCGTGGCGCTCGTGGTGCGGTCCCGGCGCGAGGTCCGGGCCGCGAGGGACGCCGAGGTCGCCGCCCGGACCGCGGAGGCCTCCGCCGCGGTCCGCGAGCAGGACGCCCGGGTCGACGCAGCCGTGTCCCGCGAACGCGCGGCCATGGCGCGGGAGCTGCACGACATCGCGGCCCACCACCTGTCCGGGATCGCCCTCATGTCGGCCGTCATCGACCGGCAGATCGACACCGACCCGACCGCGGCGCACGAGGGCGTCCGTCAGGTGCGGGAGCAGAGCACCGCGGTGCTCGAGGACCTCCGTCGCCTGGTCGGCCTGCTGCGGGACGACGCCCCCGCGGAACGTGCCGTCGAGACCGTCGCGGGCATCGTGGACCTGGTCGAGCGTGCCCGGTACCGGTCGGACGTGCGGCTCGAGGTCCTCCGCGGTGCGCACGAGGTCGCCGAGGGCGTCGGGCCCCTGGCGCAGCTCGCGGCCTACCGCACCGCGCAGGAGGCACTGGCGAACGCCGCCCTGCACGCACCCGGCGCCGTCGTCACGGTCACGCTCGACGACCGTGCAGTCGACCACCTGGAGCTGACCGTCGAGAACGCCGCACCCGCGGTGTCCGCGCCGAGCGCGGACGCTCCCGCTGGACCGGGCGAGCCGACCCCGGAGGGTCCGGGAGCAGGCGGCAACGGACTGCGCGGGATGCGTGAGCGGGCGGACCTGGTGGGGGCGCGCCTCCAGACCGGGACCACACCGGACGGCGGCTGGGTCGTGACGCTGCGACTCGGACGCGAGACGCCCGAGGTGACCCGGTGA